The Magnetococcales bacterium genomic interval CTGCATGGCATCGAGACCCGGCAATCCGAAATTGAGGGCATAACTCAGTTCCATCTTGATTGAGCGGCTCTCCTTGTTGCCCTCGGTGCCGTTGTCGTTGCGGCTGAATTTGGATTCACCTATCAGGTTGAGTTTGGGGGCCAGATCACTGGCCAGAACGCGGTCCACATCCAAGCCTGCCAACTCCTCACTGAGACCGGCATTTTTGAGTTGCAGATTGTCACTCCGGGTCAGATGGATGAGTTCTTCCAGCGTGGCCGGAAGCTGACTTTGCGGAACCTGCAAAGCATGCAACTTCTCCCGGACAGGAGGTTCGGCATTGAACACGGCCCGATACCGGTTCATGGCATTCACCAAACCACCTTTGGCCCGCGAATGCCGCGCCTGGGCACCCGCCAGTTGGCTCTTGGCCTGCAACACGTCGGTGGGAAAGCCGCTGCCCAAATCAACCCGACTCTCCTCCAGACCGGCCTGTTTCTGAATGTTGTCCACCGACTGTTGGGCAAACTCCAACGTCTGATGGGCACGCAACAGATTGATGGACGCCGTGATCCCCTCCAGCAACAAATCCTGTCGGGCCAGTTCCACATTGTTCTGCAACTGCCGTACCGAAATTTCCGCCTTGCCGACCTCTGCCTTGGCCTTGCCAAAGTCCCAAAGCATTTGGTTGACCGTCAGGTTCATATGACGCATCGGCATGGCCGTGTCCGGCGTGGTGTTGGCATTGTTGATCACCTCACGACCGCTATCGGTGGTCATTTTCAGCTCCGGGAAATATCCGGTGCGGGTCTTGGCCAGAGTGGCAATGGCGGCCTGGAGATCCGCTTCGGCGGCCTTGATGCGCTGATGCTGTTCCAGCATGCGCGTCAAGGCCTGGGAAAGTGTCATGTCCTGGGCTTCCGGACCGGATAACAAGGTCCAGGATGTTTCCTGTTTATTCTCTCCAGCTTCACTCTTCTCCCGTTCGGCCAAAATGGCAGGCGGCCCTTCCGGGGGAGATGGCTCCGGAACGAGTGTCTGCTTTCCCAGGATCGAGGGAGATTCCAGGCCAAGCATATCCGCTGCCAGCACCGATCCGGCTCCAGGCAAAAACAGCAGCCATCCGATCAGCAGACCTGTTTTCCACAACCGGGTTCGATCACAGAACACGACCTCTCCTTCTGGACCTCCATCCCGGTTTTTCAGGTACCTGCTCTGGGAAGTGATCATGGTATTTGACAACCTTTCATTAAAAACGTTCAATTTTTCCGCCTGGAACACATTATAAACAATTACACCAAGTTCGCCAAACCAGGAAAATTACCCTGTCTGCAAGCATATAAACAAAACATTTTCAATAAGTTGCCTGGAACTTGCGTGAACGTGAACAACGAGGTTATGCAATCATTATAAATGATTAAAAAAAATTCAATGTTCCTGCATGGCAAAGCGCATGGATTGCCACACGGGATTCAACAGATAATCCAGGACGGTACGTTCCCCCACCAGGATGGCACAGGCCACCTGCACTCCCGGATAAAGTTGATACACGTTCCCGTCCCGTTCAAACCGGTCTCCCTCCGGGCGGATGCGAATCCGATAAAAGGAACCCCCATCGGAAGTGACCGTGGCATCCGGGCTGACATGCAGCACATAGCCAAAGATCTGGCCAAAGACGGGAGCATCCGCCGAAGCCAATGTCAACCGGACTTTCTGCCCGGTGCGCACATAGCCGATCTCGGCAACCGGCAAGCGGGCATCGATGATCAGATGATCCCCGATGGGCACAATTTCCATGACGGTTTGACTCGCCTGGATCACGCCCCCTTCGGTCGCCACGGCAATGCTTTTGACGATACCATCCACCGGTGCCCGCAAAACCGTTCGTTCCTGGGCATCCTTGAACTTGTCCACACGTTTGGCAAGCTCATCATGATTTTGTCTGGCTTTTTCGAGATCTTCCGTGGCGCTTTCCACAAAGCGTGTCTTGAGCATGTGTAAACGTTCTCTGGCTTCCGTGATGGCGGCCTGGATTCTGGGTATGCTGGCCTGGTCGTTTGCAATCTGGGCGCGCAAATTGTGTTGCTGGCGCAACAGGTCAAAGTGGAGCATCTGGCTGGTCAGACTGCGTTCCAGCAATCCCTGGCTGATTTTGACCTGCTCCCCTTGCAGTTCCATGGCCTTTTTATTGTTTTCCAGACGGACCCGGGTCTCTTCGATCCCTTCCTGGTGCTGGGCGACGACGGCCTCTTGAATGCGCACCTCATTCTGGAATCGTTGCCGGCGACTGAAAAAGACCTTTTCGGAGTTGCGCACCAGATCGGGATGCTGTCGCTTCAGGTCTTCCGGATAGAGGGGTTTTTCCGCACCACCGATATCGGCCAGCAGACGCGCCATGTCGGCCCGCAGGGCTTGCAGACGGGC includes:
- a CDS encoding TolC family protein, yielding MFCDRTRLWKTGLLIGWLLFLPGAGSVLAADMLGLESPSILGKQTLVPEPSPPEGPPAILAEREKSEAGENKQETSWTLLSGPEAQDMTLSQALTRMLEQHQRIKAAEADLQAAIATLAKTRTGYFPELKMTTDSGREVINNANTTPDTAMPMRHMNLTVNQMLWDFGKAKAEVGKAEISVRQLQNNVELARQDLLLEGITASINLLRAHQTLEFAQQSVDNIQKQAGLEESRVDLGSGFPTDVLQAKSQLAGAQARHSRAKGGLVNAMNRYRAVFNAEPPVREKLHALQVPQSQLPATLEELIHLTRSDNLQLKNAGLSEELAGLDVDRVLASDLAPKLNLIGESKFSRNDNGTEGNKESRSIKMELSYALNFGLPGLDAMQVARKQKLAVSSRKHDTMMTVDEQARNAWQNLVTARENADFLANQVRIAMAYLRLAQEERVQGRRSLIDVLSGETTVINAQSDAAAAESDVVIAAYTILKVVGRLALATVQ
- a CDS encoding HlyD family type I secretion periplasmic adaptor subunit; this encodes MSDNDRPRITRIPSRTRHARRLLYTSVGVLITLLIWAGVGRLGVVSFATGVVVPSGHVKAVQHLEGGIVEAILVTEGDVVRKGQPLLRLNPLRATSEHEELMARLQALRADMARLLADIGGAEKPLYPEDLKRQHPDLVRNSEKVFFSRRQRFQNEVRIQEAVVAQHQEGIEETRVRLENNKKAMELQGEQVKISQGLLERSLTSQMLHFDLLRQQHNLRAQIANDQASIPRIQAAITEARERLHMLKTRFVESATEDLEKARQNHDELAKRVDKFKDAQERTVLRAPVDGIVKSIAVATEGGVIQASQTVMEIVPIGDHLIIDARLPVAEIGYVRTGQKVRLTLASADAPVFGQIFGYVLHVSPDATVTSDGGSFYRIRIRPEGDRFERDGNVYQLYPGVQVACAILVGERTVLDYLLNPVWQSMRFAMQEH